The genomic stretch TTGACTTTTCAttagatttaaaataaataccttGTAAAATCCTCAGTTCCAGTTCATTTGTAAACAAAGATGTTATTATAGTGGTTTCTGCATCACATCTCTCAGTGGGTAGCAAACATCATGGCatcaggaaaataaagaaaaatgatgaCATACAGCATTTTACAGATTATATCTTTcttatattgtgtgtttattctaTAAAATTccttacaaaaaaatgttttttttagattttttaccTTTCACTCACTTTCGTATGATGGATTAGACATAATGACATAATTTGACAGGAATTATAACTCCACCGCCCACCCAAATGGACCTCTCCTACAGATAAAGATCTGCAGACAATTTCATCCTGTCTTGTATTTGCTTCCTAGTCTTGTCTCTCTGCACGTCTCCTTGTTGTGAACTGACGTGTCCGCCTGTGCTCTACGATGTCAAACAGCTCTGTCAAATCACAGGCTTCTCCTCAGACTTTAATTTCCTCTTAAGTTACAAGGAGAGCAGCTTTAATGATATCCAAACCCAAGTTGAACTGCAGACTGTTTaccctggaaaaaaaaacagccattcaGAAGGGCAGACAGGTTAATTGGGTAAATATTTTGGGCTCATTTAGATTTCAGTCGGCCCGCCCAGGTTCTCAACAGGTTTGTTGTAGCCTCTGATGGCAACGCACAGGCCAGTCTAAGAGAAGCTTTAGAAATAACTCATTCCTCTCTGTTTTGAAGTCTTACGCAACACAGAGTATACTCTGTTCAGACACTCAGATTTTCCACTTTATGTTTCAGGGAAAAGCAGGAACATTCCCAACGCTGAATTTTACTGTGGAACCAACCAGCTTGTTAAGTTGGTCACACACTATTTCCTTAGTAGCTGCAACGTTGGATACGGGAAGCCTAAATTaaaaattgtgttgtttgttttgggcAGGGAGTTGAAAATGGCGTACCTGCTCATGTTTGTGACCCTGCTGCATCTCATCACACTGGCAATGCTGTTCATTGCGACCATGGAGAAGGTAGTAGTCGGATTTAGACACAATGTTTGTTCTAAACTATTATTTCATAAATTCAACATATCCAGCTGTGTGCATCATGTCTAATCTCTCTTTAAAGTCCTGGTGGGAGTGGGAAGGCCTGGAGAACTCAGACCTGTGGTACAACTGTAGGTTTGACAACTTCACAGGAAGCTGGTTGTGCGCATCCTCCAAAGAGACTGGTAAGCAACTATTATATTCTGGTTTACATCCACAAAAATAACTAAGGCTGGTGTTTAGATGTATGTGGGAATGTTATCCTTCCTCAGAGTGGCTCCAGGCAGTGCAGGTCCTGATGGTTCTCTCGGTGGTCTTCTCCTCCGTCTCATTCTTGGTGTTCCTGGGTCAACTGTTCACCATGTCCAAGGGCGGACTCTTCTACTTCACTGGGCTGTGTCAGATCTTTGCAGGTAACAGTGGAGTGAAACAATGTGCTGCGCGATGAGACCATTTGAAAAGGGTGACGCTTGCTCTTAGAACCCACATGTCAAACGTCCATGGTTGCAAACAAGCTACTTGTTTAGAAACTGGGCCCGCTGTGTTTTAGATACAGCAGAACTAGAGAATTCTACTTTTCAAGTACAAGAATTTGTAGAACCTGATACTTGATACATTTCTGTACCCTGATCATTTATACTGTAATATAACTTGGTAATGCAAGCCACCAAAACATACTGTTATACACACTTCTAATAATCATTGAGTTCAATTGCTAAACATTTAGTTAACTCTTAGTAATGGCTAACTTGGTACATATTTGCAGTGGGTTGCTATTCAGATCTTTTATttaaagtactaataccacactggGAAAAACTCCACTATAAGTAAAAGACCTGCATTTAAAACCCTTCTTAAAAAGTATCTTAGTATAATCAGCAAAATCTAAGTACTGACTCTGCAGATAAATTAtccctgtttgtgttttactaTTATATCGGATCTTtctggattaatattactgctgcactGATGTTTCTGATGAATTTTACAgcgtttttgtttttaaggttcagctcattttaactattttatatattttggcAGCTTCACCAAATGTCTGTAGCATCACTATCCTGTCAGAACCATGTGTCTCTAAAAAGTCAACttgaaaaacagcctgttttcagcatTGCGACAATGCTATTTTCAAGCTGATCTAAGAGGGTTTTTTAAATAGGTTCTTTAGCTTGAGAAGTAGGAGAATTTCCTCAATCCACAAAGGAACGCCTACTCCTTCAGGTTATCATCaacattcaaaatcaacacattgaaaatacatgtttttcacTGGAAAGGAAGTTACTGAAAATTggaatctgaaaagtaactagtaattaaagctgtcagataaatgtaccGGGTTACAAACACTGGAAAGGGATTGTTATATTGCTAAACTGACTCCCTATCTCAGTTtcctaaaacaaacaaatgttgtttttttctttttttgcaggGC from Pagrus major chromosome 7, Pma_NU_1.0 encodes the following:
- the LOC141000081 gene encoding epithelial membrane protein 3-like, with the protein product MAYLLMFVTLLHLITLAMLFIATMEKSWWEWEGLENSDLWYNCRFDNFTGSWLCASSKETEWLQAVQVLMVLSVVFSSVSFLVFLGQLFTMSKGGLFYFTGLCQIFAGLTAFSAALIYTLHNKEILQDSRELTSGHFGYCFILAWVCVPLLLCSGIIYIHLRKKE